In Sphingomonas psychrotolerans, the following proteins share a genomic window:
- a CDS encoding I78 family peptidase inhibitor translates to MVSMLVGGAAVVGACTTNAQDRPAMHVCRPKATATLVGQAAPDDAQVRKRTGAELIRRIAPGDAVTHDFRENRVTIAVDPAGKVVQALCG, encoded by the coding sequence ATGGTTTCCATGCTCGTTGGTGGCGCCGCAGTCGTCGGGGCATGCACGACGAACGCCCAGGACCGCCCAGCGATGCACGTCTGCCGCCCCAAGGCGACGGCGACGCTGGTCGGGCAGGCCGCGCCCGATGACGCTCAGGTCAGGAAGCGCACCGGCGCGGAGCTGATCCGGCGGATCGCACCCGGCGACGCGGTCACGCACGATTTTCGGGAAAACCGCGTCACGATTGCCGTCGATCCTGCCGGGAAGGTCGTGCAAGCGCTTTGCGGGTGA